Proteins encoded together in one Plutella xylostella chromosome 17, ilPluXylo3.1, whole genome shotgun sequence window:
- the LOC125489747 gene encoding uncharacterized protein LOC125489747 has product MTTQTRNDGRSNAMLGSMVSNDKFCGITKFSGEDKTYSSAKWAADIEDNAEIFGWSARQKLIVARQSLVGTAQLWLRSEETYKTFEELNAALQNEFPDELNSKEMHEHRYPEEENDSHRCNSGEKELSDSPEMSNKNSCFQDIENKQRFQNEKEKQIFFCEKPVYDTDCDSHIVKSDDDMKIMKDAPIDMTINLIYDIPVVQRLTRISSMEQKLAEEEVVEWLRESIIEERYSAYSSPLVPVTRRKTRKVKKFRNQVVPRRRRIRRRVTNERLKIRRESIHEIKKMKGKKEKKMKRKKTRKKKRKEVILGERKIKVMMNE; this is encoded by the exons ATGACGACGCAAACAAGAAACGACGGAAGAAGTAACGCGATGCTTGGTAGCATGGTGTCCAACGACAAATTCTGCGGAATTACAAAATTCAGTGGAGAAGATAAGACATATTCTTCGGCGAAGTGGGCCGCCGATATTGAAGATAATGCCGAAATATTTGGATGGAGTGCCCGGCAGAAACTCATTGTAGCTCGACAATCGCTCGTTGGTACGGCTCAGTTGTGGCTGAGATCGGAGGAGACGTACAAAACATTCGAGGAACTAAATGCCGCCTTACAAAATGAATTTCCTGATGAATTAAATAGCAAGGAAATGCACGAGCATAGATACCCAGAAGAAGAAAATGACAGCCATAGATGCAATTCAGGTGAAAAAGAACTGAGTGACAGCCCAGAAATGTCAAACAAAAACAGTTGCTTCCAAGACAttgaaaacaaacaaagatTTCAGAATGAAAAGGAGAAAcagatttttttttgcgaaaaACCTGTAT ACGATACGGATTGTGATTCCCATATTGTAAAAAGCGACGATGATATGAAGATAATGAAAGATGCACCAATTGATATGACGATCAATCTCATTTATGATATCCCTGTAGTACAGCGGTTGACGCGTATATCATCGATGGAACAGAAGTTAGCGGAGGAAGAAGTAGTAGAATGGTTGAGGGAGAGTATCATTGAAGAACGTTACTCAGCATATTCTAGTCCTCTGGTGCCGGTGACAAGGAGAAAGACAAGGAAGGTGAAAAAGTTTAGAAATCAAGTAGTACCGAGGCGAAGAAGGATAAGAAGGCGAGTGACAAACGAGagattaaaaataagaagAGAATCGATACACGAGATTAAAAAGATGAaaggaaagaaagaaaagaagatgaaaagaaagaagacaagaaagaagaaaagaaaggaAGTGATATTGggagaaagaaagataaaagtgATGATGAACGAATGA